Proteins from one Bombus pyrosoma isolate SC7728 linkage group LG16, ASM1482585v1, whole genome shotgun sequence genomic window:
- the LOC122576653 gene encoding ubiquitin carboxyl-terminal hydrolase MINDY-3 homolog translates to MAENVVHCDDEFVHSIKTLLWGNTVKKDVFKRWAQGFYFSPDEPTALIQTEGGPCAVIAPVQAFILKELLSETDVSTWKNINLDTCYQLLVRASIEILKQAAGEKVPKFCIVFMDCKFSNEDNGRKAKWVEKIPEIENREEEISVANNENQETNKKILLMDMNEECRAIDSDLFHSQLRLFTTNTSEHVEEFFLERLEMLKDRYGILLLLYSVIVTKGVTEIRSEMSDPLESMIDSTYGYGNQSLINLMLTGRAVSHVWDHDQDVGGLKLRGIDKQNPIGFLALLEYLCYCEVGTFLKSPSYPIWVLGSETHLTVLFSTEKRLVSPETPADQAKRIFRKFDPEGNDFIPANLLQDVLAELGLVTDTDYVNVMQKKLDTENLGIILRTNFMDEFFPEEPRTCPDTFPLYHHNSLQHSNPENKVKYHKGQAVLLECTIKGIMESNPMLTVLQTKWPRIEVQWDIGQNPSLN, encoded by the exons ATGGCTGAAAATGTTGTTCACTGCGATGACGAATTTGTACATTCCATCAAAACATTACTCTGGGGCAATACTGTTAAAAAAGATGTTTTTAAACGATGGGCTCAAG GATTTTACTTCAGCCCTGATGAGCCAACAGCATTGATACAAACAGAAGGTGGTCCTTGTGCAGTAATAGCTCCTGTCCaagcttttattttaaaagaattactCTCTGAGACTGATGTTTCaacatggaaaaatatcaatttggATACATGTTACCAGCTCCTTGTACGAGCttctatagaaattttaaagcaAGCAGCTGGGGAGAAAGTTCCAAagttttgtattgtatttatgGATTGTAAATTTTCGAATGAAGATAATGGAAGAAAGGCTAAATGGGTGGAAAAAATACcagaaattgaaaatcgtgaagaagaaataagcgtggcaaataatgaaaatcaagaaacaaataaaaagatattactgATGGATATGAATGAAGAATGCAGAGCCATAGATTCTGACCTCTTCCATTCTCAATTGAG gttATTTACAACAAATACTTCTGAACAtgtagaagaattttttttagaaaggTTAGAGATGTTAAAAGATAGATATGGTATCTTATTGCTTCTTTATAGTGTAATTGTTACAAAAGGTGTCACTGAAATTCGTTCAGAAATGTCGGATCCCTTAGAATCAATGATTGATTCAACATATGGTTATGGGAATCAGAGTCTTATAAATTTGATGCTCACAGGAAGAGCAGTTAGCCATGTATGGGATCATGATCAAGATGTTGGAGGACTGA aGTTGCGTGGGATAGATAAACAAAATCCTATAGGATTCCTTGCACTTCTTGAATATTTGTGTTACTGTGAAGTTGGAACTTTCTTAAAATCTCCATCATATCCTATTTGGGTATTGGGTTCAGAAACCCATTTAACTGTGCTATTTTCTACTGAAAAAAGACTTGTGAGCCCTGAAACACCTGCAGACCAagcgaaaagaatttttagaaaattcgatCCTGAAGGAAATGATTTTATCCCTGCCAATTTATTACAAGATGTTCTCGCTGAACTTGGACTGGTTACAGACACAGATTA tgTCAACGTAATGCAGAAAAAGTTGGATACTGAAAATTTGGGAATTATTCTACGTACTAACTTTATGGACGAGTTCTTTCCTGAAGAACCACGAACTTGTCCAGATACATTTCCATTGTACCATCACAATAGTCTCCAACACAGCAATCcagaaaataaagtaaaatatcataaaggTCAAGCCGTGTTACTGGAGTGCACTATCAAGGGTATTATGGAAAGCAATCCTATGTTAACAGTACTTCAAACAAAATGGCCCAGAATTGAAGTTCAATGGGATATTGGGCAGAATCCGAGccttaattaa